Proteins encoded by one window of Culicoides brevitarsis isolate CSIRO-B50_1 chromosome 2, AGI_CSIRO_Cbre_v1, whole genome shotgun sequence:
- the LOC134829554 gene encoding NADH dehydrogenase [ubiquinone] flavoprotein 1, mitochondrial yields MANVLVRFNALPKQQLAALAPSVTTALQSSCNYSTPPGTPPPQTKTKFGGLADQDRIFTNLYGRHDWKLKGALKRGDWYKTKEILDKGVDWILNEIKTSGLRGRGGAGFPSGMKWSFMNKPSDGRPKYLVVNADEGEPGTCKDREIMRHDPHKLVEGCLIAGRAMGARAAYIYIRGEFYNEASNMQLAIAEAYQAGLIGKNACGSGYDFDVFMHRGAGAYICGEETALIESIEGKQGKPRLKPPFPADIGVFGCPTTVSNVETVAVAPTICRRGGNWFASFGRTRNSGTKLFNISGHVNTPCTVEEEMSIPLKELIEKHAGGVRGGWDNLLGIIPGGSSTPIIPKDVCTDAIMDFDGLVAAQTSLGTAAIIVMDKSTDVIKAIHRLIMFYKHESCGQCTPCREGVAWMNKIMGRFVSGNAQPAEIDMLWEISKQIEGHSICALGDGAAWPVQGLIRHFRPEIEARMQKFAQQQQA; encoded by the exons ATGGCTAATGTTTTGGTGCGATTTAACGCTTTACCAAAGCAACAATTAG cTGCTTTGGCACCGTCTGTGACTACGGCATTGCAATCTAGCTGCAACTATTCGACGCCACCAGGCACTCCGCCGCCACAAACAAAGACAAAATTCGGTGGTTTGGCAGATCAGGATCGAATTTTCACGAATTTGTATGGACGTCATGACTGGAAACTCAAGGGAGCATTGAAGCGCGGCGATTGGTACAAAACCAAGGAAATTCTCGACAAAGGAGTTGACTggattttga aTGAGATCAAAACATCGGGATTACGTGGACGAGGTGGTGCTGGTTTCCCTTCTGGCATGAAATGGTCCTTCATGAACAAGCCATCCGATGGGCGCCCAAAATATTTGGTCGTAAATGCCGACGAAGGCGAGCCCGGAACTTGCAAAGATCGCGAAATTATGCGTCATGACCCTCATAAGCTCGTTGAAGGTTGTTTGATTGCTGGTCGTGCAATGGGAGCGCGTGCCGCTTACATCTACATTCGCGGGGAGTTCTATAATGAAGCCTCCAATATGCAACTTGCCATCGCGGAAGCCTATCAAGCCGGTTTAATTGGCAAAAATGCGTGCGGCAGTGGATATGACTTTGATGTTTTCATGCATCGCGGTGCCGGAGCGTACATTTGCGGCGAGGAAACTGCTCTCATTGAGTCCATTGAAGGCAAACAAGGCAAACCGCGTTTGAAGCCGCCATTCCCCGCTGACATCGGTGTCTTTGGATGTCCCACGACCGTATCAAATGTCGAAACTGTCGCTGTGGCACCCACAATTTGTCGTCGTGGCGGCAATTGGTTCGCCAGCTTTGGCAGAACTCGTAATTCGGGcacaaaattgttcaatatcTCCGGACATGTCAACACTCCGTGCACCGTCGAAGAAGAAATGTCGATTCCCTTGAAGGAACTCATTGAGAAACATGCTGGCGGCGTTCGTGGCGGATGGGACAACTTGCTCGGAATTATTCCCGGTGGCTCTTCGACCCCAATTATCCCCAAAGACGTTTGCACAGATGCCATTATGGACTTTGATGGGCTCGTTGCGGCTCAAACGTCTCTCGGTACCGCCGCCATTATTGTTATGGACAAATCAACGGACGTCATTAAGGCAATTCATCGCTTGATCATGTTCTACAAACACGAAAGTTGCGGCCAATGTACTCCGTGTCGCGAGGGCGTCGCATGGATGAACAAAATTATGGGACGATTTGTGTCGGGCAATGCACAACCGGCGGAAATTGACATGTTGTGGGAGATTTCGAAGCAAATTGAGGGACATTCGATCTGTGCGTTGGGCGATGGCGCTGCATGGCCCGTTCAAGGCTTGATTAGACATTTCCGACCCGAAATCGAGGCACGAATGCA
- the LOC134830441 gene encoding glycosylphosphatidylinositol anchor attachment 1 protein gives MGLLTDPSVVQQRKYFVKVLIQYGRRICFLLYLAGVVWFGCLAHNDLNTATYFSENALLPGLVYSEIRSTELGNIARRLLDDLNAERETHNTDTPHAFLLAKMKKIGLDTYTHNFTLNYPLGSRKVYEGKNVYGILRAPRIASTEAIVISVPYRAPNSVHPQVTHGIPLILAFAEFARKQKYWAKDIIFLVTEQEQLGMQAWLEAYHGFDDNPVLRSGSLDARAGQIQAAINLEVQDFDVEKINVKLEGLNGQLPNLDLHNLVQKLSHKQSILTGYKVAGDGRRGITFEDRLMNLLSMVFSQASGVPTGNHGLFHKYGIEAVTLECLKPMSTSDSRRRTGIVSLLKIVEGITRSLNNLLERFHQSYFFYLIVAYDRFVSIGDYIWSIALMAGALLIKSFIMWLKLNLPEEEDDKKSEKKEIFVPKKEISFDYLKVGTVIILAHVAGVLTSYLPFMENWNQFIFENNIPTVKGVYYALQIGNAIGLMIPCFIRLTKEAAELLHIALLLEVGTALIAISMVNFSLGFLLSLVTVPFVLILDPTWMTENTLKNVLSRGLYLLMHPLFVVYATVAVLTFSQFPELNFLSIFHRAYTATLDGLTYSVVDSVIYGNFLFALISLIFFPTWIMLFTTLSATGHKQVDVKQKQQ, from the exons ATGGGACTTTTAACAGACCCATCGGTCGTGCAACAACGAAAATACTTTGTCAAAGTCCTAATCCAGTACGGGAGACGCATTTGTTTCCTCTTGTACTTGGCCGGCGTCGTTTGGTTCGGATGCCTTGCCCACAACGATCTCAATACAGCGACTTATTTCAGTGAAAATGCCCTTTTGCCAg gtcTCGTTTACTCGGAAATTCGTTCCACGGAGCTTGGTAACATCGCTCGTCGATTACTGGATGACTTGAATGCCGAACGAGAGACTCACAACACTGACACTCCACACGCTTTTCTCCTGGCAAAGATGAAAAAGATCGGACTAGACACTTACACGCACAATTTTACGCTAAACTACCCTCTTGGCTCGCGCAAAGTCTACGAAGGCAAAAACGTTTATGGCATTTTACGAGCTCCTCGTATCGCCAGTACTGAAGCAATTGTCATCAGTGTCCCATATCGTGCTCCCAACTCCGTGCATCCACAAGTCACGCACGGCATCCCGTTAATTCTCGCCTTTGCGGAATTCGCCAGGAAGCAAAAATACTGGGCCAAGGACATCATTTTTCTCGTCACGGAACAAGAGCAACTCGGAATGCAGGCATGGTTGGAAGCGTATCACGGCTTTGACGATAACCCGGTGTTGCGTTCGGGCTCATTAGATGCTCGTGCCGGACAAATTCAGGCTGCGATCAACTTGGAGGTGCAGGATTTTGACGTCGAGAAGATAAATGTGAAGCTGGAAGGGCTCAACGGACAACTACCGAACCTGGATTTGCATAATTTGGTGCAAAAATTGTCACATAAGCAAAGTATTTTGACCGGGTACAAGGTCGCGGGTGACGGCAGACGCGGAATTACGTTCGAAGATCGTCTCATGAACTTGCTTTCGATGGTTTTTTCGCAAGCAAGTGGCGTCCCGACCGGAAATCACGGACTTTTTCACAAATATGGCATCGAAGCTGTTACGTTGGAATGCCTCAAACCGATGTCAACGAGTGATTCGCGTCGTCGAACGGGGATTGTATCACTTTTGAAGATCGTCGAAGGCATTACTCGAagtttgaataatttgttGGAGCGTTTCCATCAGTCGTACTTCTTTTATTTGATTGTCGCATACGATCGTTTCGTCTCGATCGGAGATTATATTTGGAGTATCGCCCTCATGGCGGGTGCTTTGCTCATCAAATCGTTCATCATGTGGCTCAAATTGAATCTCCCCGAAGAGGAAGACGACAAAAAATCGGAGAAAAAGGAGATTTTCGTAccgaaaaaggaaatttctttCGATTATTTGAAAGTTGGCACCGTTATCATCCTCGCTCATGTCGCTGGCGTCCTCACATCGTACTTGCCCTTCATGGAAAACTGGAATCAATTCATTTTTGAGAATAATATTCCGACCGTGAAAGGTGTTTATTACGCCCTGCAGATCGGAAACGCCATTGGACTCATGATTCCGTGCTTTATTCGTCTCACGAAGGAAGCTGCGGAACTCTTGCACATCGCATTACTCTTAGAAGTCGGAACTGCCTTGATCGCCATCTCAATGGTGAATTTCTCGCTCGGATTCTTACTTTCGCTGGTAACTGTGCCATTCGTACTGATACTCGATCCAACCTGGATGACCGAAAACACCCTCAAAAATGTCCTGTCGCGTGGCTTGTACTTGCTAATGCATCCGTTGTTCGTCGTTTATGCCACCGTTGCCGTATTGACATTTTCCCAATTTCCagaattgaattttctcaGTATTTTTCACAGAGCTTACACAGCAACGTTGGATGGACTTACGTATTCTGTCGTTGATTCGGTGATCTACGGCAATTTCTTGTTCGCTTTGATAAGTCTGATTTTCTTTCCCACTTGGATAATGCTTTTTACGACGTTAAGCGCGACGGGTCACAAACAAGTGGATGTCAAGCAGAAACAGCAGTGA
- the LOC134830442 gene encoding zinc finger protein 91-like produces MFEETKKCRICMQELLITSISMSNPVPTQETTYSDIYRSLSGYTLERGSLFLCEACSVALVNSHDLKKKIEQCEAVWQVEIKLEDGLRPPEEIEIKPDTDDLLFVSTLMTTEEPGTSAKDFLKTEDDEFNFAFSDKARSSSSESSAESSEESSDEENKEKCPYCQGMYRNRKILMKHCRKKHSDRRLECSQCDEEFVLPYQLKKHKRTRHRDSDDDTKSKSSTSKSRATHHDETFECPFCPETFPVKHRLTIHKKEAHKGQRLPKKDMNEKTICPHCGLILFAKSLDKHTRQVHNKNPDEMYICDLCGAKVTSRNGIISHMQLKHLNVAYICRHCPEVFQNPGTRRTHEIRFHTLKYNFSCHICAKKFLTGVYLRKHLNSHTGERKHTCEICGMALATKESLKHHMATHSDARPYSCEICQATFKTTQTLRVHRKSHKEWDYECPVCERKFLVNQQLRQHVTRNHPEYQLPPPGTVMNKSALKRIQEIKEKYNSDNVTVEMLGSFCKRRDYNRYNNQNNQQPSQQQMNPVQQQQTLPQQQQQQQQPQLGSLQPGNM; encoded by the exons ATGTTCGAGGAGACGAAAAAATGTCGAATCTGCATGCAGGAGCTTCTCATCACGTCGATTTCCATGTCAAATCCCGTTCCGACACAAGAAACAACTTATTCCGATATCTACAGGAGCCTTTCGGGCTACACTCTGGAACGGGGATCGCTGTTTTTGTGTGAAGCCTGTTCCGTGGCACTCGTCAATTCGCacgatttgaagaaaaaaatcgagcaaTGCGAAGCTGTGTGGCAAGTCGAGATCAAATTGGAAGATGGGCTTCGACCACCGGAGGAAATCGAGATAAAACCCGACACGGATGACTTGCTTTTTGTCTCGACACTCATGACAACCGAGGAACCGGGCACATCGGCGAAGGATTTCCTCAAAACCGAAGACGACGAATTCAATTTCGCCTTTTCCGACAAAGCGCGTTCGTCGAGTAGCGAATCCAGTGCCGAGTCTAGCGAAGAGTCGTCTGACGAGGAGAACAAGGAAAAGTGTCCGTACTGTCAGGGAATGTACCGAAATCGGAAAATTCTCATGAAACATTGTCGTAAAAAGCATTCCGATCGTCGTCTGGAGTGTTCGCAATGCGACGAGGAATTTGTTTTGCCGTACCAGTTGAAGAAACATAAACGAACCCGACATCGGGACAGTGATGACGACACAAAAAGCAAGTCCTCGACGTCAAAATCGCGCGCAACGCACCACGACGAGACCTTCGAGTGTCCCTTTTGTCCGGAAACATTCCCCGTTAAGCATCGCCTGACGATCCACAAGAAGGAAGCACACAAGGGACAACGTCTGCCGAAGAAAGACATGAACGAGAAGACAATTTGTCCGCATTGTGGCCTCATACTGTTCGCCAAGTCGCTCGATAAGCATACGCGACAGGTGCACAACAAAAATCCCGACGAAATGTACATTTGTGATCTGTGTGGCGCCAAAGTCACCTCTCGAAACGGCATTATCTCGCACATGCAGCTAAAACACTTGAATGTGGCGTACATTTGCCGACACTGTCCCGAAGTCTTTCAAAATCCGGGTACGCGACGAACGCACGAAATTCGCTTCCACACGCTAAAATACAACTTTTCGTGTCACATTTGCGCGAAAAAGTTCCTAACGGGCGTCTATTTGCGGAAACACTTGAATTCGCACACGGGCGAACGGAAACACACATGCGAAATTTGTGGAATGGCTCTCGCGACGAAAGAAAGTTTGAAGCATCATATGGCAACGCATTCAG ACGCCCGTCCATATTCCTGTGAGATCTGTCAAGCCACTTTCAAGACGACACAAACGCTGCGAGTGCATCGAAAAAGTCACAAAGAATGGGATtatg AATGTCCCGTTTGCGAGCGAAAATTCCTGGTGAATCAGCAACTCCGGCAGCACGTTACGCGAAATCATCCTGAATATCAACTGCCGCCTCCAGGCACCGTCATGAACAAAAGTGCACTGAAACgtattcaagaaattaaagaaaaatataattcggATAATGTGACTGTTGAAATGCTGGGATCGTTTTGCAAGCGACGCGATTATAATAGATATAACAATCAAAATAATCAGCAACCGTCACAGCAACAAATGAATCCGGtgcagcagcaacaaacactaccgcagcagcagcagcaacaacaacaaccacaaTTAGGGAGCCTTCAGCCTGGAAATAT gtaa
- the LOC134829911 gene encoding adenosine deaminase-like protein, whose product MDFIKSLPKIELHAHLNGSLSNATLLKLRQLKYGDDTNIDPQFYQIMDANLTLSECFLKFKYAHDLTDSWDALKLATECMIQDFALENTIYLEIRSTPKKTVSLSKEDYLEAIIAGIESSSHAHPNTLVKLIVSVNRADGPTAAQENLEVALKLHQKYPNIIKGMDLSGDPLKFFYRDFAQVFVDARNAGLGIAIHAAEVNEKYEDVKDILDFGPDRIGHGTFVEESGLQNWQTLRKKKIPVECCLTSNVKCGTVKNYEDHHLKKLFQYGHPVAICTDDFGVFDTSLSQEIELTAKHINLSNWDLMKIMQHSVDFSFASDAEKKMLHEKLDQFKKENLEVLKENI is encoded by the exons ATGGACTTTATCAAATCACTTCCAAAAATT GAGTTACATGCTCACTTGAACGGGTCGCTGAGCAACGCTACGTTACTGAAGTTGAGACAATTGAAATATGGAGACGACACGAACATTGATCCCCAATTCTATCAAATTATGGATGCGAATTTGACGTTATCaga atgttttttgaagtttaaataTGCGCACGATTTAACGGATTCGTGGGATGCCTTGAAGTTGGCTACGGAATGCATGATTCAGGATTTTGCCCTTGAGAACACCATTTATCTTGAGATACGAAGTACGCCAAAGAAAACGGTTTCGTTGAGTAAAGAGGATTATTTGGAGGCGATTATTGCGGGAATTGA gtCTTCATCTCATGCTCATCCAAACACCTTAGTAAAGTTAATCGTCTCAGTAAATCGCGCCGATGGACCAACTGCTGCGCAGGAAAATCTTGAAGTCGCCCTAAAATTGCACCAAAAATACCCAAATATCATCAAAGGCATGGATCTAAGTGGAGAtcccttgaaatttttctaccGAGACTTTGCCCAAGTTTTTGTGGATGCACGAAACGCAGGACTCGGAATTGCCATTCATGCTGCCGAggtaaatgaaaaatacgaAGACGTAAAAGATATTTTGGATTTTGGACCTGATCGGATTGGACATGGGACGTTCGTGGAAG AATCGGGACTGCAAAACTGGCAAACTctcaggaagaaaaaaattccagtGGAATGTTGTCTAACGAGTAATGTCAAATGTGGcactgtgaaaaattatgaagatcATCACTTGAAAAAACTCTTTCAATATGGACATCCCGTGGCGATTTGT actgaTGATTTTGGCGTTTTTGATACGAGCCTTTCACAGGAAATAGAACTTACGGCAAAACATATCAACTTATCAAACTGGGATTTGATGAAGATAATGCAACATAGCGTCGATTTTAGTTTTGCATCAGATGCGGAAAAGAAAATGttgcatgaaaaattggaccaatttaaaaaagaaaatttggaagtacttaaagaaaatatttaa
- the LOC134829912 gene encoding D-aspartate oxidase, whose product MNLCVVGGGVVGLTTALELQKEFRNANITIVAEKLLKDTTSDVAAGIFRPGLSFSGPTEEITSKWLYDAYHHWDAIRNSSDASLAGVTELSGYIFSNRGKAITKNHFMEKLCPKYRDVTEEELELCAGDWKFGSFFTTLLTDCSLYLPYALQKFKNHGGLMQQTKLESFSELKDKNYDVIVNCTGLGSKYLCNDYKLVPIRGQVFKVQAPWVKMAFFGDYDTYIIPGFRSVTLGGCRNFDSYDDSWSKYDSAAIRERCEGMLPSLKKAKVVAERVGLRPHRDPVRVEIEFKSETSDGKLQKIVHNYGHGGYGVLSAPGTSIHAVKLVGDVLKGHSKL is encoded by the exons ATGAATCTTTGTGTTGTTGGAGGTGGAGTTGTTGGACTCACGACAGCTTTGGAGCTGCAGAAAGAGTTCCGAAATGCCAATATCACGATTGTAGCGGAAAAATTGCTGAAAGACACCACGAGTGACGTTGCTGCGGGCATTTTTCGACCTGGATTGAGCTTTTCGGGACCGACAGAGGAGATAACGAG cAAATGGTTATATGACGCCTATCATCATTGGGATGCAATTCGGAACAGTTCGGATGCAAGTCTCGCTGGCGTGACTGAATTATCCGGGTATATTTTCTCAAACCGGGGAAAGGCAATcaccaaaaatcattttatggaGAAACTTTGTCCGAAATATCGCGATGTCACGGAGGAAGAATTGGAATTATGTGCTGGCGATTGGAAATTTGGATCATTTTTCACCACGTTGCTCACTGATTGCAGTCTTTACTTGCCCTACGCCcttcaaaagttcaaaaatcacGGAGGATTGATGCAACAAACGAAACTCGAGTCATTTTCCGAGTTGAAGGACAAAAATTACGACGTAATTGTCAATTGCACGGGTCTCGGATCGAAATATCTCTGCAACGATTACAAACTTGTGCCGATTCGCGGACAAGTTTTCAAAGTTCAAGCGCCTTGGGTGAAAATGGCCTTTTTCGGAGACTACGATACGTACATTATTCCCGGTTTTCGTAGCGTCACGCTCGGCGGTTGTCgcaattttgacagttatgacGATTCGTGGTCCAAATACGATTCCGCTGCCATCAGGGAACGTTGCGAAGGGATGTTACCGAGTCTGAAAAAGGCAAAAGTCGTGGCAGAACGAGTTGGATTGCGACCACATCGGGATCCAGTAAGAgtagaaattgaatttaaatccgAAACGAGCGACGGAAAGCTACAAAAAATCGTTCACAATTACGGACATGGCGGATATGGAGTTTTGAGTGCACCGGGAACGTCAATTCACGCGGTAAAATTAGTCGGAGATGTGCTCAAAGGGCATAGTAAACTTTAA
- the LOC134831195 gene encoding uncharacterized protein LOC134831195 produces the protein MKVLTNLMLLCLLALAIILPAIQAKPNPGPRPVHKTKIRIHVPVKHHTHTHVITKVKKIHVAVPVKEEHPSAHEILDDWSSGWAKKKSSHKKYQRYTDIDA, from the exons atgaaagttttaacaaat TTGATGCTTCTCTGTCTTCTTGCTCTCGCAATTATCCTTCCAGCGATACAGGCAAAACCAAATCCCGGCCCCCGACCCGTGCACAAGACAAAAATTCGGATTCACGTTCCGGTGAAACATCATACGCACACGCATGTCATTacaaaa gTGAAGAAGATCCATGTGGCAGTGCCGGTTAAAGAAGAACATCCGAGTGCCCATGAAATTTTGGATGACTGGAGCAGTGGATGGGCCAAGAAAAAGAGCTCACATAAAAAGTATCAACGTTACACCGATATAGATGCTTAA
- the LOC134831776 gene encoding uncharacterized protein LOC134831776, whose translation MSKFVSTLFCFYFFHSFGFSLKMTNFHVPSTVIIDKNNPEVNNVNLTCNYHYIRIERGFNLKWYFNQDLIYVWSPKSSPRLFGRFANHIDAENSVNGTLVLHNVTQNLTGTYQCIAMTYEALVKKHSHLQVIIPEDYFLLERIISPRFVEYRCAVNNIFPNPYMKISWNSSVLFSVTRYGLQGENGLYDISESIYTSNHKAMEANVSCELKITNTDYRKVLVFDPEESNTIEMS comes from the exons atgtcaaaatttgtgtctactttgttttgtttttatttttttc attcttttggattttcactaaaaatgacGAATTTTCATGTTCCATCAACGGtaattattgacaaaaataaccCCGAAGTcaataatgttaatttaacttGTAATTAT CATTACATTCGAATCGAGCGTGGCTTCAACTTAAAATGGTATTTCAATCAAGATTTAATTTATGTGTGGAGTCCCAAGTCGTCGCCGCGTCTCTTTGGTCGTTTTGCCAATCACATCGATGCAGAAAATAGCGTTAATGGCACTTTAGTACTGCA CAACGTCACTCAGAATCTCACCGGCACTTATCAATGCATCGCAATGACGTATGAGGCGCTCGTGAAGAAACATAGTCATCTTCAAGTCATCATACCTGAAGATTATTTCCTGCTTGAGCGAATTATCTCGCCGCGTTTCGTCGAGTATCGGTGCGCTGTCAATAATATTTTCCCAAATCCCTACATGAAGATTTCGTGGAACAGCAGCGTATTGTTTAGTGTTACAAGGTATGGGTTGCAGGGAGAAAATGGTTTATACGATATTAGTGAATCGATTTATACGTCAAATCACAAAGCAATGGAGGCAAATGTCTCGTGTGAACTTAAAATCACAAATACCGACTATCGAAAAGTGCTGGTTTTCGATCCGGAGGAATCAAATACGATAGAGATGTCATGA
- the LOC134831898 gene encoding uncharacterized protein LOC134831898, whose protein sequence is MKNFVKESQLWICLFVLLTKNAVVHPVKIRALHVPDTVILENPNEPHPLYLDCDYEIHPKEKGFVMKWYFNEQLVYQWIPDRQPLALNNFRNVIDVNTTINRGILIREISFNISGTYKCNVQTFESADSRTADLQIVVPEEALELQHVTKNGIVYTRCDVTNIYPEPKLSILFGDNILLDVSKKVVAGEDGLFNATMLARVHSSQANYAPVVLSCVLTIPNTSYMRKKESIFYDTEDMTLYENIMEEFYGYNNASHPFSATLALLSTYIVVIIAFLV, encoded by the exons atgaaaaattttgtgaaagaaaGTCAATTAtggatttgtttgtttgttctatTGACAAAAA ATGCTGTGGTCCATCCAGTTAAAATTCGAGCGCTACATGTCCCGGATACGGTAATTCTTGAAAACCCGAATGAACCACATCCCCTGTACCTCGATTGCGATTACGAAATCCATCCAAAGGAAAAGGGCTTTGTAATGAAATGGTATTTCAATGAGCAACTTGTGTACCAGTGGATTCCCGATCGACAACCTTTGGCTCTGAATAACTTTCGAAATGTCATCGATGTGAATACAACAATAAATCGGGGAATTCTTATACGAGAGATATCCTTCAATATTTCGGGAACGTACAAGTGTAATGTACAAACTTTTGAATCAGCAGACAGTAGGACGGCAGATTTGCAGATTGTAGTGCCGGAAGAGGCGTTGGAGCTGCAGCATGTGACCAAAAATGGCATCGTTTATACGAGATGTGATGTCACGAATATTTATCCAGAACCGAAGCTGAGCATTTTGTTTGGCGACAACATTCTGTTGGATGTCTCGAAGAAAGTTGTTGCCGGGGAAGATGGACTGTTCAATGCAACGATGCTGGCGAGAGTGCATAGTAGTCAGGCGAATTATGCGCCAGTTGTGCTCTCGTGTGTATTGACGATACCTAATACGTCTTACATGAGGAAGAAGGAGTCGATTTTCT ACGACACCGAGGACATGACCCTGTACGAAAACATCATGGAAGAGTTTTACGGCTATAATAACGCAAGTCATCCATTCTCTGCCACACTTGCACTTCTGTCAACATACATCGTCGTCATTATTGCATTTTTGGTATAA